One genomic region from Bacillus solimangrovi encodes:
- the selD gene encoding selenide, water dikinase SelD, with translation MSEHEKIRLTSLSTKAGUGCKIGPEDLSQVLRYLPKQSDDPNVLIGTETSDDAGVYKLSDDTALIQTVDYFTPIVDDPYTFGAIAAANALSDVYAMGGTPKTVLNIVGFPIKKLGSEMLAQILLGASDKVQEAGAITIGGHSIDDQEPKFGLSVTGTAHPDQLYQNVGAKENDVLVLTKPIGVGILTTAIKRNVVTLAQEESVIKTMITLNKVASIELKPFDVHAVTDVTGFGLLGHAYEMASGSNVTFELSFSDIPLLDGTKDLAHKGVIPGGSKSNHRWLKDFVTYDETLTEIDQLILCDAITSGGLLISMPADDAEKYLSTLKQTTNTEATIIGKVVAHNDTWINVKK, from the coding sequence ATGAGCGAACATGAAAAAATTCGTTTAACGAGCCTTTCTACTAAAGCTGGCTGAGGCTGTAAAATTGGTCCAGAAGACTTGTCGCAAGTTTTGCGATACTTACCAAAACAATCAGATGATCCTAACGTTCTTATTGGCACTGAAACATCAGATGATGCAGGTGTTTACAAATTATCAGATGATACTGCCCTCATCCAAACTGTTGATTATTTTACTCCAATTGTGGATGATCCATATACGTTCGGTGCTATTGCTGCTGCAAACGCATTAAGTGATGTATATGCAATGGGCGGCACACCAAAAACCGTTTTAAATATTGTCGGCTTCCCTATTAAGAAACTAGGAAGTGAAATGTTAGCTCAAATTCTTCTTGGTGCATCCGACAAAGTGCAAGAAGCTGGAGCTATAACTATCGGAGGTCATTCAATAGATGATCAAGAACCGAAATTTGGTCTTTCTGTTACAGGAACTGCACATCCAGATCAACTTTATCAAAACGTTGGTGCAAAAGAAAACGATGTGTTAGTTCTAACAAAACCGATCGGAGTGGGTATTCTAACGACTGCAATAAAGAGAAATGTCGTTACATTAGCACAAGAAGAATCCGTTATAAAAACGATGATAACTTTAAACAAAGTTGCTAGCATCGAGCTTAAACCGTTTGACGTTCATGCTGTTACAGATGTAACAGGTTTTGGCTTACTCGGTCATGCTTATGAGATGGCAAGTGGCAGTAACGTAACATTTGAATTATCGTTTAGTGATATTCCACTGTTAGATGGTACGAAAGATCTTGCACACAAAGGAGTAATTCCTGGTGGCTCGAAATCAAATCATCGTTGGTTAAAAGATTTCGTTACATATGATGAAACCTTAACTGAGATTGATCAACTAATCTTATGTGATGCCATTACATCTGGAGGATTACTCATATCTATGCCGGCAGATGATGCTGAAAAATATCTTTCAACATTAAAACAAACAACTAATACTGAAGCTACGATTATTGGAAAAGTAGTAGCACATAACGATACATGGATTAATGTAAAGAAATAA